From Proteiniborus sp. DW1, one genomic window encodes:
- a CDS encoding PTS sugar transporter subunit IIC, translating into MSKNENTAPASKQSFLKRKNIEISVKRYLIDAMGTMALGLFASLLIGTILNTLGTKLNIPFLSETLWPIAKDMTGAAIGVAVAYGLQAPPLVLFASTITGAAGNALGGPAGAFVAAVLGAELGKIVSKETKLDIIVTPAVTIIVGVLVGTAIGPAVNGFMTATGELIMYATTLQPFLMGIIVSVIVGMVLTLPVSSAALCMMLSLGGIAGGAAVAGCCAQMVGFAVMSFKENGWGGLVAQGLGTSMLQVPNIVKNWKVWIPPTLVSAITGPMSTILFKMECTPMGAGMGTSGFVGQFGTIEAMEAAGKGGAMMWVGILVLHILVPAVLTPIVANVMRKMGWIKEGDLKLSL; encoded by the coding sequence TTGAGTAAAAATGAAAACACAGCGCCAGCATCAAAACAAAGCTTTTTAAAGAGGAAGAATATTGAAATCTCTGTTAAAAGGTACCTAATTGATGCCATGGGTACAATGGCACTTGGTCTTTTTGCATCCTTATTAATTGGTACTATATTAAACACTTTAGGGACTAAGCTAAACATACCTTTTCTAAGTGAAACCTTGTGGCCTATAGCTAAAGATATGACTGGAGCAGCTATAGGGGTTGCCGTAGCTTATGGTTTACAAGCTCCTCCACTAGTATTGTTTGCTTCCACTATTACAGGTGCAGCGGGAAATGCATTGGGTGGACCAGCTGGAGCCTTTGTTGCAGCGGTACTTGGTGCTGAACTTGGTAAAATTGTATCTAAAGAAACTAAGCTTGATATTATAGTTACACCAGCAGTTACGATTATTGTAGGAGTTTTAGTTGGAACAGCTATAGGACCAGCAGTTAATGGATTTATGACAGCAACTGGTGAGTTAATAATGTATGCAACAACTTTACAGCCATTCTTAATGGGAATAATAGTTTCTGTTATAGTTGGTATGGTTTTAACTCTTCCAGTTAGTAGTGCTGCTCTTTGTATGATGCTATCTCTTGGTGGAATAGCAGGTGGAGCTGCAGTTGCAGGATGTTGTGCTCAAATGGTTGGTTTTGCTGTGATGAGCTTTAAAGAAAATGGTTGGGGAGGATTAGTTGCACAGGGATTAGGAACATCTATGCTTCAAGTACCTAATATAGTTAAGAACTGGAAAGTATGGATTCCTCCTACATTAGTTTCAGCTATAACAGGACCTATGTCGACAATATTATTTAAAATGGAATGTACTCCAATGGGTGCAGGTATGGGAACTAGTGGTTTTGTTGGACAATTTGGTACTATAGAAGCTATGGAGGCTGCTGGTAAAGGTGGAGCCATGATGTGGGTTGGAATCTTAGTACTACATATTTTAGTACCAGCTGTACTTACTCCTATAGTAGCTAATGTTATGAGAAAAATGGGCTGGATTAAAGAGGGAGACTTAAAGTTAAGCTTATAA
- a CDS encoding NAD(P)-dependent oxidoreductase: MKIGFIGLGVMGKRMAANVLKSGYQLIVSDLNNDAVKELVEMGAEEGQTPAEVAKDADIVLTSLPNSAIVENVVLGENGILEGAKEGAVIVDLSSITPKSIQNIAEKANHKGVEVLDAPVSGGAAGAEKGTLTIMVGGNKESFEKALPVLNCIGTKVYHVGEVGAGDTVKLVNNLLLGANMVAVAEALALGVKAGLKPDVLYDIISQSSGASYALTAKYKNFIAKGNFEPGFMIDLQYKDLQLAVDTAKDLKMPLIIGNLSQQMFEAARAKGLGAEDISAVLKLYEDWGNIEVREERA; the protein is encoded by the coding sequence ATGAAAATAGGTTTTATTGGCTTAGGGGTCATGGGGAAAAGAATGGCTGCTAATGTACTTAAGAGTGGCTACCAGCTTATAGTATCTGACCTAAATAATGATGCAGTAAAAGAATTGGTAGAGATGGGTGCAGAGGAAGGACAGACTCCTGCTGAAGTTGCAAAGGATGCAGATATTGTACTTACATCGCTTCCGAACTCTGCTATTGTAGAAAATGTTGTTTTAGGAGAAAATGGGATTCTAGAAGGTGCTAAAGAAGGAGCAGTAATAGTTGATTTAAGTAGTATAACACCAAAATCAATACAAAATATTGCTGAAAAAGCTAATCATAAAGGTGTAGAAGTTTTAGATGCTCCTGTAAGCGGTGGAGCAGCAGGTGCAGAAAAGGGCACTCTTACAATTATGGTTGGAGGAAATAAAGAGTCCTTTGAAAAGGCTCTCCCTGTATTAAATTGTATAGGAACTAAAGTATATCATGTTGGTGAAGTTGGTGCAGGAGATACAGTAAAGCTAGTGAATAATCTTCTACTAGGAGCTAATATGGTAGCAGTTGCTGAGGCTTTAGCTTTAGGAGTTAAGGCAGGTCTTAAACCAGATGTTTTATACGACATAATTAGTCAAAGCTCAGGTGCTTCATATGCATTAACGGCAAAATATAAAAACTTTATAGCTAAAGGTAATTTTGAACCAGGATTTATGATTGATTTGCAGTATAAAGATCTACAGCTTGCGGTAGATACTGCTAAGGATTTAAAGATGCCATTAATTATAGGAAACTTATCACAGCAAATGTTTGAAGCTGCAAGAGCAAAAGGATTAGGAGCTGAAGATATCTCAGCTGTATTAAAGTTATATGAAGATTGGGGAAATATAGAAGTAAGAGAGGAGCGGGCTTAG
- a CDS encoding molybdopterin cofactor-binding domain-containing protein: protein MDNLNIIGKSVEKKDSLSKAIGTAIFSADIELDNMLYGSVKRSTVASAILKNIDTSKAKALPGVAAVLTYKDIPGDNRVGIIIKDEPILVDDKIRRIGDALAIVAAETKEIAEEALDLIEVEYEELEGIFTIEDALKEGVHAIHGNSNVLQNKDLIFGDVDEAFKQCDVIVEDTYKTNYFAHMFIEPEAGVAKYENGILTFWSSTQNPHFDRGEVARMLKLPQSKVRSIQATTGGGFGGKLDISVQCHAALLAYYTGRPVKFVRSREESMKVSSKRHPMTLKLKTGATRDGKILALDAHITGDTGAYASYGPAVIGRAMTHLTGPYEIPNVRVKATFVYTNNPMAGAFRGFGVPQAAIAHEGQMDLLAKKLGMDPIELRLKNALRVGSVTSTGQLLTDGVGIVETIEKAVEKAKEVIFTEGEVK from the coding sequence GTGGACAATTTAAATATAATTGGCAAGAGCGTTGAAAAAAAAGATTCACTTAGTAAAGCAATAGGTACAGCAATTTTTTCGGCTGATATAGAATTAGATAATATGTTATATGGTTCAGTTAAAAGAAGTACTGTAGCTTCTGCTATTTTAAAAAATATTGATACTAGTAAAGCAAAGGCGTTGCCAGGAGTTGCTGCTGTACTGACATACAAAGACATACCTGGAGATAATAGAGTAGGTATCATAATTAAAGATGAACCCATACTAGTTGATGACAAAATTAGAAGAATAGGTGATGCTCTGGCAATAGTTGCTGCTGAGACAAAAGAAATTGCCGAGGAAGCCTTAGATTTAATAGAAGTAGAATATGAAGAATTAGAAGGAATATTTACTATAGAAGATGCACTAAAAGAAGGGGTACATGCAATTCATGGAAACTCAAATGTTCTTCAAAATAAGGATTTGATTTTTGGTGATGTAGATGAAGCGTTTAAGCAATGTGATGTAATAGTTGAAGATACTTATAAGACAAATTATTTTGCTCACATGTTTATCGAACCTGAGGCTGGTGTTGCCAAGTATGAAAACGGTATTTTAACATTCTGGAGCTCAACTCAGAATCCTCACTTTGATAGAGGCGAAGTGGCAAGAATGCTTAAACTTCCACAAAGTAAGGTTAGAAGTATTCAAGCTACTACAGGTGGTGGATTTGGAGGAAAGCTTGATATATCAGTACAATGCCATGCTGCTTTATTGGCATATTATACTGGTAGACCAGTGAAGTTTGTTAGAAGTAGAGAAGAGTCTATGAAAGTTTCTTCAAAAAGACACCCTATGACTTTGAAGCTTAAAACAGGAGCAACAAGAGATGGAAAAATTTTAGCTTTAGATGCACATATAACAGGAGATACAGGTGCATACGCATCATATGGACCTGCTGTTATAGGTAGAGCAATGACTCACTTAACTGGACCTTATGAGATTCCAAATGTAAGAGTTAAAGCAACTTTTGTATATACTAACAACCCAATGGCAGGTGCATTTAGAGGCTTTGGAGTTCCACAAGCAGCTATAGCCCATGAAGGACAAATGGATTTACTTGCCAAAAAGTTAGGAATGGATCCAATCGAGCTAAGATTAAAGAATGCTCTAAGAGTTGGTTCTGTCACATCTACGGGTCAACTACTAACCGATGGTGTCGGTATAGTTGAGACTATAGAGAAAGCAGTGGAAAAAGCAAAAGAAGTGATTTTTACTGAAGGAGAGGTGAAATAG
- a CDS encoding sigma 54-interacting transcriptional regulator produces MDRIPTILIDSLPIIAKVTSGYSTLTNKNGERLKTVDSSGREIEDLKGIYYDLAKQAADEQKPIYGMSQIETGAETWCIPIGDYVLCCSNVERIKYSNALKQSLIDALPFIARVAGGEAVVFDGEGKRLASINSNGEVNEKFLGTISKDANEAMKAQKPVIGESNYISGASAVRIPMGKDFGFGFNNEDHIQKNNSLMNEMKKYQNAKYNFSDIIGNTKEIGRAKEIANIAAQSSSNVLIFGETGTGKEVFAQSIHNASNRANKPFVAINCSAIPQNLMESSFFGYESGAFTGAKKGGSAGVFEQANGGTLFLDEISEMHLDLQSKILRVLQEREVRRIGSEKVIHLDIRIISASNKDLDKLVNEGKFRQDLFYRLNVLDIQLPSLRYIKEDIPLLVKHAIKKMNIIFGRFVEGIDDEALGTLVNYSWPGNIRELMNCVEKAFNIIGNERIIRVKHLPRNIKESLNVLDVNDEGLEEMLKRYEREIILKALKINNGIKSKAANYLKISTTTLWRKINQLNIENE; encoded by the coding sequence ATGGACAGGATTCCAACAATACTTATAGATTCACTTCCTATTATTGCTAAGGTTACTTCTGGATATTCGACACTTACTAACAAAAATGGTGAAAGATTAAAGACTGTAGATTCTTCTGGACGCGAAATAGAAGATCTAAAGGGAATATACTATGACTTAGCAAAGCAAGCAGCAGATGAACAAAAGCCTATATATGGTATGTCACAGATTGAAACTGGAGCAGAAACCTGGTGTATACCAATAGGGGATTATGTATTATGTTGTAGTAATGTTGAGCGGATTAAATATAGTAATGCTCTTAAGCAGTCCTTGATTGATGCTTTACCTTTTATTGCCCGTGTTGCAGGAGGAGAGGCAGTGGTATTTGACGGCGAAGGTAAAAGATTGGCATCAATTAATTCAAATGGAGAGGTAAACGAAAAGTTTTTAGGAACCATAAGCAAAGATGCGAATGAAGCAATGAAAGCACAGAAACCTGTTATTGGTGAATCAAACTATATTAGTGGTGCAAGTGCTGTTAGGATTCCAATGGGTAAGGATTTTGGCTTCGGATTTAATAATGAGGACCATATTCAGAAAAACAATAGTTTAATGAATGAAATGAAGAAATATCAAAATGCAAAATATAACTTTTCTGATATTATAGGAAATACTAAAGAAATAGGTAGAGCAAAGGAAATAGCTAATATAGCTGCCCAGTCTAGCTCAAATGTTTTAATCTTTGGTGAAACTGGAACAGGAAAGGAAGTTTTTGCTCAATCTATTCATAATGCAAGCAATAGGGCTAATAAGCCTTTTGTAGCTATAAACTGCTCTGCCATACCTCAAAATCTTATGGAAAGTAGTTTTTTTGGATATGAAAGTGGAGCCTTTACGGGAGCAAAAAAAGGTGGTTCTGCTGGAGTTTTCGAACAAGCTAACGGAGGAACGTTATTCCTTGATGAGATTAGTGAAATGCATCTAGATCTCCAATCAAAGATACTGAGGGTTCTACAGGAAAGGGAAGTAAGGAGAATAGGAAGTGAGAAAGTAATTCATCTGGATATAAGAATAATATCTGCTTCTAACAAGGATTTGGACAAGCTAGTCAATGAAGGGAAGTTTAGACAGGACTTATTTTATAGATTAAACGTCCTTGATATACAGCTTCCTTCATTAAGATATATAAAAGAAGATATTCCGTTACTTGTTAAACATGCAATTAAAAAAATGAATATTATTTTTGGAAGATTTGTGGAAGGTATAGACGATGAGGCTTTAGGTACTCTCGTAAATTATAGTTGGCCTGGTAATATTAGAGAGTTGATGAATTGTGTTGAAAAAGCATTTAATATTATTGGTAATGAGAGAATAATAAGGGTGAAGCATTTACCTAGAAACATTAAGGAAAGCCTTAATGTTTTAGATGTCAACGATGAGGGGCTTGAAGAAATGCTAAAAAGATATGAGCGAGAAATAATTCTTAAAGCTCTTAAAATAAATAATGGGATTAAGTCTAAAGCAGCTAATTATCTAAAAATTAGTACAACTACTTTGTGGAGGAAAATAAATCAATTGAATATTGAGAATGAATAG
- a CDS encoding L-serine ammonia-lyase, iron-sulfur-dependent, subunit alpha, whose amino-acid sequence MELKAMINERMPLTLGDIVEIAGKIDVRFVDVILAEAEIQTGKNREEVLEEALKEFEHNLQAIELGLTTGSSLLLGTTGSELNNMEGFRLFQDEFVDKALVYTIAAQVGNHGIGLNPCAGTGDSCPYTGFIKAMLEIGYEKSRVAEIAAIILKVGSMFRVGKTTTGCNMEGFGAGSAAIAAATVELCGGSAKDVERAMVIAISPTIGVPCTPRVMVPALCATHIGGAILNGILSAKLAVKTSIEVNVPIDVMLAMAAEIHPISAKSLVPTVVEFMQPFFKTKEPVERLIDQKIKDEEKVHIEQTLVKAKEIAKRLAKGAKPITNTLGEAVVGGSSQAVGSPTNTGRIAHFLSKGKINKVKIELYPELFARRGINVPGVLMGAVYGSSTADGKMYKEVMELVEKEGIAVEIVKVDEYQVQRVTIVTDEGTFMVDALNRGGGRLVLRDATPSKQEAVNIANKLGIVLVEA is encoded by the coding sequence ATGGAACTTAAGGCTATGATTAATGAAAGAATGCCATTGACTCTTGGAGACATAGTAGAAATTGCAGGTAAAATAGATGTAAGGTTTGTTGATGTAATTCTAGCTGAAGCGGAAATTCAGACAGGAAAAAATAGAGAAGAAGTGCTAGAAGAAGCGCTAAAAGAGTTTGAACATAATTTACAGGCAATAGAGCTGGGCCTAACTACAGGAAGCAGCTTACTTCTTGGTACAACTGGTTCAGAGCTAAATAATATGGAAGGTTTCAGACTATTTCAAGATGAATTTGTAGACAAAGCTCTGGTATACACAATAGCTGCTCAAGTAGGAAATCATGGTATAGGACTAAATCCATGCGCAGGTACTGGAGATTCTTGTCCTTACACAGGTTTTATTAAAGCAATGCTTGAAATTGGATATGAAAAAAGTAGGGTAGCAGAAATAGCTGCAATAATATTAAAAGTAGGTTCAATGTTTAGGGTGGGCAAGACAACTACTGGATGTAATATGGAAGGATTTGGTGCAGGCTCTGCAGCTATAGCAGCAGCAACAGTTGAGTTGTGTGGGGGTAGTGCAAAGGATGTAGAACGTGCAATGGTAATAGCGATATCCCCAACCATAGGCGTTCCATGTACCCCTAGAGTTATGGTTCCTGCACTATGTGCGACTCATATAGGAGGAGCTATATTAAATGGTATATTATCGGCTAAACTAGCTGTTAAAACAAGCATAGAAGTAAATGTGCCTATAGATGTAATGTTAGCTATGGCAGCTGAAATTCACCCAATATCAGCTAAATCTTTAGTGCCTACAGTAGTAGAGTTTATGCAACCATTCTTTAAGACTAAAGAACCTGTGGAAAGATTGATAGATCAGAAAATTAAAGATGAAGAGAAGGTTCATATAGAACAAACATTAGTTAAAGCTAAAGAAATAGCTAAGAGGTTGGCTAAAGGTGCTAAACCTATTACAAATACTTTAGGAGAAGCAGTTGTTGGAGGAAGTAGTCAAGCTGTTGGTTCACCAACAAATACGGGAAGAATCGCACACTTTTTATCAAAAGGAAAAATAAATAAAGTAAAAATCGAACTTTATCCCGAATTATTTGCACGTAGGGGAATAAATGTTCCAGGTGTGTTAATGGGAGCAGTATATGGCTCATCAACTGCAGATGGAAAAATGTATAAGGAAGTAATGGAATTAGTAGAGAAAGAAGGAATAGCAGTAGAAATAGTTAAAGTGGATGAGTATCAAGTTCAAAGAGTTACAATTGTAACTGATGAAGGAACATTCATGGTAGATGCATTAAATAGAGGTGGAGGAAGGCTGGTTCTTCGTGATGCTACACCTTCAAAACAGGAAGCTGTTAATATAGCTAATAAATTAGGTATAGTGCTAGTTGAAGCGTAG
- a CDS encoding xanthine dehydrogenase family protein subunit M, with amino-acid sequence MKQFCYYAPSTIEEAVKILTGADENTQIIAGGTDFIVQINQKMISPEKVVDIKKIKEMKYVKEENGFIKIGAATNFSELDCSEILLRKAKALAIACGEVGSTQIRNLGTIGGNIVNASAAGDSIAALMALDASVVLKSEKEERVMKLEEFYQGPGNCQIRKDELLTEIFFQSPNERTATSFKKLGKRKALAIVVISAGALIEKDTDNKCTKAQISLGAISRYPIRVREAEKLLIGKELNEQNIEACLEKLAEITDISVTNSPFKHLALYKSSAIKGIARDMFADILADLK; translated from the coding sequence ATGAAACAATTTTGTTACTATGCTCCATCAACAATTGAGGAAGCAGTAAAGATACTAACGGGAGCAGATGAGAATACTCAAATTATAGCCGGAGGGACTGACTTTATTGTTCAAATAAATCAAAAGATGATTTCTCCAGAAAAAGTAGTGGATATTAAAAAAATTAAGGAAATGAAGTATGTAAAAGAGGAAAATGGATTCATAAAGATTGGTGCTGCTACTAATTTTAGTGAACTAGACTGCTCTGAAATATTATTAAGAAAGGCTAAGGCTCTCGCTATAGCTTGTGGAGAAGTTGGCTCTACACAAATTAGAAATCTAGGAACTATTGGAGGCAATATAGTAAATGCTTCTGCTGCAGGAGATTCTATAGCCGCTCTTATGGCTCTTGATGCTTCAGTTGTTTTAAAAAGTGAAAAAGAAGAAAGAGTTATGAAATTAGAAGAATTCTACCAGGGTCCTGGGAACTGCCAAATTAGAAAAGATGAACTATTGACTGAGATATTTTTCCAAAGTCCTAATGAAAGGACAGCTACAAGTTTTAAAAAGCTAGGAAAAAGAAAAGCTTTAGCTATAGTTGTTATAAGTGCAGGAGCTTTAATCGAAAAGGATACTGATAACAAATGTACAAAGGCACAAATTTCATTAGGTGCTATTTCAAGATATCCAATAAGAGTTAGAGAAGCTGAAAAACTATTAATTGGAAAAGAATTAAATGAGCAAAATATTGAAGCGTGTTTAGAGAAGTTAGCTGAAATAACAGACATCAGTGTTACCAACTCACCTTTTAAACACTTGGCCCTCTATAAGAGTTCAGCTATTAAGGGTATTGCAAGAGATATGTTTGCTGATATATTGGCAGATTTAAAATAG
- a CDS encoding molybdopterin cofactor-binding domain-containing protein, with protein sequence MKKRGVGVGCMWYGIGNTGLPNPAAAFVEVHGDGSVTALVGCADIGQGSSTVMAQIVAETLGVNYEDVNVTAADTGVTPEGGATSASRQTYISGNACLAAAKMAKKTLIEVAAEVLGVDEELVNIKNKKVIVTNDESKQMDFSVLMDEMKKRGKIALGSGSFNPDTTALDPVNMQGIPYACYAYATNIVEVEVDTETGEVQVLKVVAAHDVGQTINEKMAEGQIEGGAAMGMGLALLEKVEVEKGVIKNPGFSKYLVYTAADMPEIYPILVEDPTLTGPYGAKGLGEPALIPVIPAILNAIYDAIGVRFTEVPVTPEAIIEALKNKN encoded by the coding sequence ATGAAGAAAAGAGGAGTCGGAGTAGGATGTATGTGGTATGGAATAGGAAATACAGGATTACCAAATCCTGCTGCAGCCTTTGTAGAAGTACATGGAGATGGCTCTGTGACAGCTTTAGTTGGTTGTGCAGATATAGGACAAGGCTCTTCAACAGTAATGGCGCAAATTGTCGCTGAGACATTGGGAGTTAACTATGAAGATGTGAATGTGACTGCTGCTGATACAGGAGTGACACCAGAAGGTGGAGCTACTTCAGCAAGTAGACAAACATACATTTCTGGTAATGCGTGTCTTGCGGCAGCTAAAATGGCAAAAAAAACCTTAATAGAGGTAGCTGCTGAAGTTCTTGGTGTAGATGAGGAACTAGTCAACATTAAGAATAAAAAAGTAATAGTTACAAATGATGAATCAAAGCAAATGGATTTCTCTGTTCTTATGGATGAGATGAAGAAGAGAGGTAAGATTGCACTTGGAAGCGGTTCATTTAACCCTGATACAACAGCTCTAGATCCCGTTAACATGCAAGGTATACCATATGCTTGCTATGCATATGCAACAAATATTGTAGAGGTAGAAGTAGATACAGAAACAGGAGAAGTACAAGTGTTAAAGGTAGTAGCTGCACACGACGTTGGACAGACTATTAATGAAAAAATGGCTGAGGGACAAATAGAAGGTGGAGCTGCCATGGGAATGGGACTTGCTTTACTAGAAAAGGTTGAAGTAGAAAAAGGAGTTATTAAAAATCCAGGTTTTTCAAAGTATTTAGTTTATACAGCTGCGGATATGCCAGAAATATATCCAATACTTGTAGAAGATCCTACATTAACTGGGCCTTATGGTGCAAAGGGATTAGGAGAACCTGCTCTAATACCTGTAATACCAGCAATCTTAAATGCTATTTATGATGCTATTGGAGTTAGGTTTACTGAAGTTCCTGTAACACCTGAAGCAATAATAGAGGCATTAAAAAACAAAAACTAA
- a CDS encoding (2Fe-2S)-binding protein yields MEKIKISFNLNNEDVTIDINPNKRLIDMLREDFKLTSVKEGCSEGECGACTVIVDSCAVTSCIMLAPQVHGSTVITLEGLSKNGDLDKLQQAFIDAGAIQCGFCTPGMILSAKALFMKKSNPSREEIKKAMSGNICRCTGYKKIIDAVEIARDK; encoded by the coding sequence TTGGAGAAAATAAAAATATCGTTTAACCTAAATAATGAAGATGTAACTATAGATATAAATCCAAATAAGAGATTAATAGACATGCTTAGAGAGGATTTTAAACTAACAAGTGTTAAGGAAGGGTGTTCTGAAGGTGAGTGTGGTGCTTGTACTGTAATAGTAGATAGCTGTGCAGTAACTTCTTGTATTATGCTAGCTCCTCAAGTTCATGGAAGTACTGTAATTACCCTTGAAGGTTTATCTAAGAATGGCGATTTAGATAAGCTTCAACAGGCATTTATTGATGCTGGTGCTATTCAATGTGGTTTTTGTACTCCAGGAATGATACTTTCAGCTAAGGCTTTGTTTATGAAAAAATCTAATCCATCAAGAGAAGAGATTAAAAAAGCAATGTCAGGAAATATTTGTAGATGTACTGGATATAAAAAAATAATTGATGCAGTTGAAATAGCAAGAGATAAATAA
- a CDS encoding ethanolamine utilization protein EutH encodes MNDLILYTIFAFAVLGCIDKIIGNKFELGAKFTEGFLAMGNLAIPVIGIYALAPIIGDILLKITFPFFQLTNIDPSILPASIFAVNMGGYVSAVRMAQATEMGVFSGIILASTLGATVGFTIPAGVEIIEKEDQIYFAKGILAGVVTIPLGCIVGGVVLRIPTLILILNILPIMLIALIFAIGLSRWPNKLLRGFTYFSKVTTTIGALGVILSIFERISGLNLIAGLGSFDEGLRIVGSITVVLCGAFPMIHVITKVFKNSLMRLGNKVGVGENAIIAMLISLSSNVPAFIMMKDMNIKGKVLLSAFMVSGAFTFGGQLGFVASVDKTAIIPFIVAKIIAGSSAIILAMILMRESVEANI; translated from the coding sequence ATGAATGATTTAATACTTTACACCATATTTGCATTTGCTGTGCTAGGATGTATTGATAAAATTATAGGAAATAAATTTGAATTAGGTGCCAAATTTACTGAAGGCTTTTTAGCTATGGGAAACCTAGCTATACCTGTAATCGGAATATATGCACTGGCACCTATAATTGGAGATATATTACTAAAAATTACTTTTCCTTTTTTTCAATTAACAAATATTGATCCTTCAATACTACCAGCATCTATATTTGCTGTTAATATGGGAGGATATGTTTCAGCTGTGAGAATGGCCCAAGCAACGGAAATGGGAGTTTTTTCTGGGATTATTTTAGCATCTACGTTAGGTGCAACGGTAGGTTTTACGATTCCTGCTGGAGTTGAAATTATTGAAAAAGAGGATCAAATCTATTTTGCTAAGGGAATATTAGCAGGAGTTGTTACTATACCATTAGGATGTATTGTAGGAGGTGTGGTTTTAAGGATTCCAACACTGATTCTTATACTTAATATATTACCAATTATGTTAATTGCTCTAATTTTTGCAATAGGTCTATCGAGATGGCCAAATAAACTATTAAGAGGGTTTACATACTTTAGTAAGGTAACCACAACCATAGGTGCATTAGGAGTTATCTTAAGCATATTTGAGAGAATTTCAGGGCTAAATCTGATAGCGGGCTTAGGTTCGTTTGATGAAGGGTTGAGAATAGTAGGAAGCATAACTGTAGTATTATGTGGTGCCTTTCCTATGATTCATGTAATAACAAAAGTTTTCAAGAATTCACTTATGAGGCTTGGGAACAAGGTGGGGGTTGGAGAAAATGCTATTATTGCTATGTTGATCTCCTTATCAAGTAATGTCCCTGCTTTCATTATGATGAAGGACATGAATATTAAAGGAAAAGTTCTATTATCAGCTTTTATGGTGAGTGGAGCATTTACTTTTGGCGGTCAGCTTGGATTTGTAGCTAGTGTAGATAAAACTGCTATTATTCCATTCATTGTTGCAAAGATAATAGCTGGTTCTAGTGCAATTATTTTAGCTATGATACTTATGAGAGAAAGTGTTGAAGCGAATATATAG